The proteins below come from a single Bryobacter aggregatus MPL3 genomic window:
- a CDS encoding circularly permuted type 2 ATP-grasp protein, protein MPTEQDTKSEDAIWRYVPDPAYWDELQASDGAIRPHWQHFTQALREMGRKEFERRWLTAQQMVRNHSITYNVYGDAQGTERLWPLDPIPLIIPDAEWTQLEQAIAQRATLLNQILNDCYGPQRLLHEQKLPPELVFANPNFLRPCHGIPVPGDIRLHFYAVDLARSADGLWWVIADRTQVPSGAGYALENRLAAGRTLSNLFSQHSVRPLTNFFAAQRHGLFSLAGGNRRMVLLTPGPYNETYFEHSYLAKTFSIPLVEGPDLTVRDQRVYLKTLEGLEQVDLIFRRQDDDYCDPLELRGDSLLGVPGLLGAVRAGNVVIANALGSGLIETPAHRAFLPGLCRKLLGEELRLPSVATWWCGQPYERRFVLEHLHELIIKPTFPGFGRNPIFGDRLSAAERAELARKIELRPENYIAQELVSLSTAPVWTEDGLSSRHIMMRAYATWDGERYAVMPGGMTRVSNSTTSLIVSMQHGGGSKDTWVLGRPEPSQFARIAFDPEESVQPHISGDLPSRVADNLFWLGRYTERVEALIRLLRSVLPALAGEEEISHDISLDATVRLLVGYQYLPKSVLTAPIGEQLHQLEAMLTGMIYDLAGMSSLGWNLKQIRRSAWPLKERLSSDTWRVLQQLESEASRPSNPFVQKRPASLQIHLDQAITSLSAFAGLLSDSTTRGHGWRFLEIGRRLERALQMIELLRHGMTLGSSSRSSLDLVLQTADSSITYRSRYLTALRPNYVLDLLLIDETNPHAIGFQLASLVELTQRLPRQEAGDRLSAERRLALKAQTAVRLANTQDFLQMPVLAQFLDTLRRDLFDLSEALTGRYLTHIMPSRLTPV, encoded by the coding sequence TTGCCAACAGAACAAGACACAAAATCTGAGGATGCCATCTGGCGCTATGTGCCAGATCCGGCCTATTGGGATGAGTTGCAGGCCTCGGATGGGGCGATCCGTCCCCATTGGCAGCACTTTACGCAAGCCTTGCGGGAGATGGGGCGTAAAGAGTTCGAACGTCGTTGGCTGACGGCACAACAGATGGTGCGCAATCACTCCATCACCTACAACGTGTATGGAGACGCACAGGGTACAGAACGATTGTGGCCGCTCGACCCGATTCCACTCATCATTCCCGATGCGGAATGGACGCAGTTGGAGCAGGCGATCGCCCAACGTGCCACCCTGCTCAATCAGATCCTGAATGATTGCTATGGCCCGCAACGCTTGCTGCACGAGCAGAAGTTGCCGCCCGAACTGGTCTTTGCCAATCCGAACTTCCTGCGCCCTTGCCACGGAATTCCTGTGCCGGGAGACATTCGCCTCCATTTTTATGCCGTGGACCTGGCGCGTTCCGCTGATGGCCTCTGGTGGGTGATTGCGGACCGGACACAGGTGCCCTCCGGCGCTGGTTATGCGCTGGAGAATCGTCTGGCTGCCGGGCGTACGCTGTCGAATCTCTTCAGCCAGCACTCGGTACGCCCACTCACGAACTTCTTTGCCGCACAGCGGCATGGCTTGTTTTCACTGGCCGGCGGCAATCGCCGCATGGTGCTGCTGACGCCCGGTCCGTATAACGAAACCTATTTCGAACATTCCTATCTGGCAAAGACCTTCTCGATCCCGCTGGTGGAAGGTCCGGACCTTACGGTGCGCGATCAGCGAGTTTATCTAAAAACACTGGAAGGTCTGGAGCAAGTGGACCTGATCTTCCGGAGGCAGGACGACGACTACTGCGACCCGCTTGAGTTGCGTGGCGACTCCTTGCTGGGCGTGCCGGGACTGCTCGGCGCGGTGCGCGCTGGCAATGTCGTGATCGCAAACGCGCTCGGCAGCGGACTGATTGAAACGCCGGCACACCGTGCCTTTCTGCCGGGACTTTGCCGTAAGCTGCTCGGAGAAGAGCTGCGGCTCCCGTCCGTCGCCACCTGGTGGTGCGGCCAACCCTATGAGCGGCGCTTTGTCCTCGAGCACCTGCACGAACTCATCATCAAGCCAACCTTCCCTGGCTTCGGACGAAATCCAATCTTCGGCGATCGGCTGAGCGCAGCAGAGCGGGCAGAACTGGCTCGCAAGATCGAGTTGCGTCCTGAGAACTACATCGCGCAAGAGCTCGTGTCACTCTCCACCGCACCGGTGTGGACCGAGGATGGCCTGAGCTCACGGCATATTATGATGCGCGCTTATGCGACCTGGGACGGAGAGCGCTATGCTGTGATGCCCGGAGGCATGACCCGCGTGTCAAACTCCACTACCTCTTTGATCGTATCGATGCAGCACGGGGGCGGGAGCAAGGACACCTGGGTGTTGGGGCGTCCGGAACCCTCGCAGTTTGCTCGCATTGCATTTGATCCGGAAGAGAGTGTACAGCCCCACATTAGCGGCGATCTGCCAAGCCGGGTGGCAGACAATCTGTTCTGGCTCGGCCGTTATACGGAGCGTGTCGAAGCGTTAATTCGTCTGCTCCGCAGCGTATTGCCTGCCCTGGCCGGCGAAGAGGAAATTTCGCACGATATCTCACTCGATGCCACCGTGCGATTGTTGGTTGGGTATCAGTATTTGCCCAAGTCCGTACTCACCGCGCCCATCGGCGAACAATTGCATCAGCTCGAAGCGATGCTGACAGGGATGATCTATGACCTGGCCGGGATGTCGAGCCTGGGATGGAATCTCAAGCAAATTCGCCGCTCGGCCTGGCCGCTCAAGGAACGGCTTTCGAGCGATACCTGGCGCGTGCTGCAACAACTGGAATCGGAAGCAAGCCGGCCCTCCAATCCCTTTGTGCAGAAGCGGCCCGCTTCATTACAAATCCACCTCGATCAAGCGATTACCTCGCTGTCGGCCTTTGCCGGCCTACTCTCGGACTCAACCACCCGTGGTCATGGCTGGCGGTTTCTTGAGATCGGACGGCGGCTGGAGCGTGCGCTGCAAATGATCGAATTGCTCCGGCATGGCATGACTCTTGGCAGTTCCTCGCGATCGAGCCTCGATCTGGTGCTGCAGACTGCCGACAGCTCCATCACCTATCGCTCACGTTACCTGACCGCCCTTCGCCCCAACTATGTTCTCGACCTCCTGCTGATTGACGAAACCAACCCACATGCGATCGGCTTCCAATTGGCCAGTCTGGTGGAGCTGACCCAACGGCTTCCGCGCCAGGAAGCAGGCGACCGGCTCAGTGCGGAACGCCGCCTGGCTCTGAAGGCTCAGACCGCAGTGCGGCTGGCAAACACACAGGACTTTCTACAGATGCCCGTGCTCGCACAGTTTCTCGATACGCTGCGGCGGGATCTCTTTGATCTCTCCGAAGCACTGACCGGCCGCTACCTGACGCATATCATGCCTTCACGGCTCACTCCGGTATAA
- a CDS encoding transglutaminase family protein: MLYRAIHTTSYSYEGPVSHCLSEARLTPRILPNQQLRDWNLTVSPAPRAILSRKDYFGNDVSSFAVLEPHNKFIVSAESLVEVLPRESTLGFSPRWDDMLQANAFIWPSPYVPWLEDLAEYAKPALQQGHSLASSAEALMRQIYRDFAYEPKATAIETPLAEVLEKRQGVCQDYAHVMIGALRAHRIAARYVSGYLRGDAEFQGAQASHAWVSVFVPEQGWIDFDPTNNVLPGTGHLTIAWGRDYGDVTPVKGITIGGGEHTLEVDVRVTPA, from the coding sequence ATGCTTTATCGCGCCATCCATACCACCAGCTACAGTTACGAAGGTCCGGTTTCGCATTGCCTGAGCGAAGCGAGACTGACGCCACGCATCCTCCCGAACCAGCAGTTGCGCGACTGGAATCTGACGGTGAGTCCGGCGCCCCGCGCGATCCTGTCCCGCAAGGACTATTTTGGCAACGACGTCAGCTCCTTTGCGGTCCTCGAGCCGCACAACAAGTTCATCGTGAGCGCAGAGAGCCTGGTGGAGGTGTTACCGCGGGAATCGACGCTTGGATTCTCGCCGCGTTGGGACGACATGCTGCAAGCGAATGCCTTTATCTGGCCCTCTCCGTATGTGCCCTGGCTCGAGGATCTGGCCGAGTATGCAAAGCCCGCTCTGCAACAAGGACATTCGCTGGCGTCTTCTGCCGAGGCCTTGATGCGCCAGATCTATCGTGACTTTGCCTATGAACCGAAGGCGACCGCAATCGAGACGCCGCTGGCAGAGGTGCTCGAAAAGCGGCAAGGCGTCTGTCAGGATTACGCGCACGTCATGATTGGCGCGCTGCGAGCTCATCGCATCGCCGCCCGGTATGTGAGCGGCTATCTGCGTGGCGATGCCGAGTTCCAGGGAGCCCAGGCGTCGCATGCCTGGGTGTCAGTTTTTGTCCCCGAACAAGGTTGGATCGACTTCGACCCCACCAACAATGTTCTGCCAGGGACAGGCCATCTGACCATTGCCTGGGGACGCGACTACGGGGACGTCACCCCCGTCAAAGGCATCACAATTGGCGGCGGCGAGCACACGCTCGAGGTGGATGTCCGCGTGACGCCCGCCTGA